The following are encoded together in the Thermodesulfovibrionales bacterium genome:
- the pgi gene encoding glucose-6-phosphate isomerase: MLEKNDPSQTLAWKELESHYEVMKSIQMKDMFREDPERFSNFSLRFEDILVDYSKNIANRETFRLLLELARETGVKDAIEKMFRGDRINETEDRAVLHVALRNRSDTPIFLDGRDVMPQVKSVLDQMKAFSSRVVAGAWKGYTGKAVTDIVNIGIGGSDLGPVMVTEALRPYGRPHIRTHFVSNIDGTHISETLKVLSTETTLFMIASKTFTTLETMTNAHTARRWFLDSAKDETFVRNHFVAISTNEEEVKKFGIAPENMFVFWDWVGGRYSLWSAIGLSIACSLGFNHFLELLEGAHAMDMHFLGTPFERNIPVILALLGIWYNNFFGAETVAILPYDQYMRRFPAYFQQGDMESNGKYIDRSGKEVTYQTGPIIWGEPGTNGQHAFYQLIHQGTKLIPCDFIAPALSHNPLGDHHAILLSNFFAQTEALMKGKTYEEAADELARSGKKEEEIRRLAPFRVFKGNRPTNSVLIRKITPRSLGSLIAMYEHKIFVQGAIWNIFSFDQWGVELGKQLAMKILPELRSDSPVTSHDSSTNGLINTFKEMREGAS; this comes from the coding sequence ATGCTGGAGAAGAACGATCCCTCTCAAACGCTTGCTTGGAAAGAGCTGGAGTCCCACTATGAGGTCATGAAGAGCATACAAATGAAGGATATGTTCAGAGAAGACCCTGAACGGTTCTCCAACTTTTCCCTGCGCTTTGAGGATATCCTCGTCGATTATTCAAAGAACATTGCGAACAGGGAGACTTTTCGCCTTCTCCTGGAACTCGCCCGTGAGACCGGAGTAAAAGACGCGATCGAGAAAATGTTCAGAGGGGACAGGATCAACGAGACGGAAGACCGGGCAGTGCTCCACGTTGCCTTGAGGAATCGTTCGGACACACCGATCTTTCTGGACGGCAGGGATGTCATGCCGCAGGTGAAGAGCGTGCTGGATCAGATGAAGGCCTTTTCTTCGAGAGTCGTTGCGGGAGCATGGAAGGGGTATACCGGAAAGGCTGTAACGGATATCGTGAACATCGGCATCGGAGGGTCAGATCTCGGTCCTGTGATGGTGACGGAGGCATTGAGGCCCTATGGCAGGCCCCATATCAGAACGCATTTTGTCTCGAACATAGACGGAACGCATATCTCTGAAACTCTGAAGGTCCTCTCGACGGAAACGACGCTCTTCATGATCGCTTCGAAGACCTTTACCACGCTGGAGACCATGACGAACGCCCATACCGCAAGAAGGTGGTTCCTCGACTCGGCAAAGGATGAGACCTTTGTAAGAAACCACTTTGTGGCGATATCAACGAACGAAGAAGAGGTGAAGAAGTTCGGGATAGCGCCCGAGAATATGTTCGTTTTCTGGGACTGGGTCGGCGGCAGATACTCCCTCTGGTCTGCCATCGGCCTGTCCATTGCCTGCTCTCTGGGCTTTAACCATTTTCTTGAACTCCTCGAAGGGGCCCATGCCATGGACATGCACTTCCTGGGGACGCCCTTTGAGCGGAACATTCCCGTCATCCTGGCCCTCCTCGGAATCTGGTACAACAATTTCTTCGGCGCCGAGACCGTTGCGATTCTGCCCTACGATCAGTATATGCGCCGTTTCCCGGCATATTTCCAGCAGGGTGATATGGAGAGCAACGGTAAGTATATCGACAGGAGCGGAAAAGAGGTGACCTATCAGACAGGGCCCATTATCTGGGGGGAGCCGGGAACAAACGGACAGCATGCATTCTATCAGCTGATCCACCAGGGCACAAAGCTCATACCCTGCGACTTTATCGCGCCGGCATTGAGTCACAACCCCCTGGGAGACCACCATGCCATATTACTCTCGAATTTCTTCGCTCAGACCGAGGCCCTCATGAAAGGGAAGACCTATGAAGAGGCGGCTGATGAACTCGCGAGGTCCGGCAAGAAGGAAGAAGAGATCAGGCGGCTTGCTCCTTTCAGGGTATTCAAGGGCAACAGGCCGACGAATTCCGTTCTCATCAGAAAGATCACTCCGAGGTCCCTCGGGAGCCTCATCGCCATGTATGAGCATAAGATCTTTGTGCAGGGGGCCATCTGGAATATCTTCAGCTTTGACCAGTGGGGTGTTGAACTCGGTAAACAGCTCGCAATGAAGATACTCCCCGAACTCAGGAGTGATTCACCGGTGACATCCCATGATTCTTCCACGAACGGGCTCATCAATACCTTTAAGGAAATGAGAGAGGGAGCATCATAA